The Megalops cyprinoides isolate fMegCyp1 chromosome 12, fMegCyp1.pri, whole genome shotgun sequence genome contains a region encoding:
- the ythdf2 gene encoding YTH domain-containing family protein 2 yields the protein MSASSLLEQRPKGQGNKVQNGAVNQKDTLNDDEFEPYLNTQARQSNAYTAMSDSYMPSYYSPSIGFSYSLNEAAWSTGGDPPMPYLASYGQLSNGEPHFLPDAMFSQAGALSSNPFLGQHGFNFFPSGIDFSAWGSSSSQGQSTQSSGYSSSYAYAPSSLGGAMIDGQSPFAANEPLNKAPGMNSLDQGMAGLKIGAGDMAPKVVGSSLPGGPLNQVTGAPSMPPVSIAPAKPASWADIASKPAKPQPKLKTKGGVGGTNLPPPPIKHNMDIGTWDNKGTMPKASTPQQATIPSNGQPPNQASPQPGATAGGGPQLPLTNGQLAPPAAQLGQHQQPPPGQQGMGQPPLPQGQPSAQPAPPTRWVPPRNRANGFGDAGSGAGQSPPNSGVGGVPVPLEPHPILEKLRLVNNYNPKDFDWNPKQGRVFIIKSYSEDDIHRSIKYNIWCSTEHGNKRLDAAYRSLAAKGPLYLLFSVNGSGHFCGVAEMRSPVDYNTCAGVWSQDKWKGRFDVRWIFVKDVPNSQLRHIRLENNENKPVTNSRDTQEVPLDKARQVLKIIASYKHTTSIFDDFSHYEKRQEEEESVKKVEVQGSDPYTGNPSRSHYRLQERQGRVK from the exons TGCAAAACGGAGCTGTAAACCAAAAGGACACTTTAAATGATGATGAGTTTGAGCCGTACCTGAACACTCAGGCCAGACAG AGCAATGCCTATACGGCCATGTCGGACTCCTACATGCCCAGCTACTACAGCCCCTCCATAGGGTTCTCCTATTCGCTGAACGAGGCGGCCTGGTCGACCGGCGGCGACCCCCCCATGCCTTACCTGGCCTCCTATGGACAGCTGAGCAATGGGGAGCCCCACTTCCTGCCAGACGCCATGTTTAGCCAGGCGGGGGCACTGAGCAGCAACCCTTTCCTGGGGCAGCATGGGTTCAACTTCTTCCCCAGCGGCATTGATTTCTCGGCCTGGGGCAGCAGCAGTTCTCAGGGACAGTCCACGCAGAGCTcgggctacagcagcagctaCGCCTATGCCCCCAGTTCCCTAGGGGGCGCCATGATTGACGGACAGTCTCCCTTTGCTGCCAACGAGCCTCTCAACAAGGCCCCGGGGATGAACAGCCTGGATCAGGGCATGGCAGGGCTTAAGATTGGCGCTGGGGACATGGCACCTAAAGTGGTGGGATCCAGTCTCCCTGGGGGGCCCCTCAACCAGGTGACTGGTGCCCCTAGCATGCCCCCCGTGTCCATCGCACCAGCCAAGCCTGCCTCCTGGGCGGACATCGCCAGCAAGCCAGCCAAACCGCAGCCCAAGCTGAAAACCAAGGGTGGTGTGGGTGGGACTaacctgccccctccccccatcaaACACAACATGGACATTGGCACCTGGGACAACAAAGGGACCATGCCCAAAGCATCCACGCCCCAGCAGGCAACCATCCCCAGCAACGGCCAGCCACCCAACCAGGCTTCCCCTCAGCCCGGTGCTACTGCCGGAGGGGGACCACAGCTGCCCCTCACCAATGGACAgctggcgccccctgctgcccagCTCGGGCAGCACCAGCAGCCCCCACCTGGCCAGCAGGGGATGGGCCAGCCGCCGCTCCCACAGGGACAGCCCTCTGCCCAGCCTGCTCCGCCCACCCGCTGGGTGCCGCCTCGTAACCGTGCCAACGGGTTTGGGGACGCCGGCAGCGGGGCTGGTCAGTCCCCTCCCAACTCTGGGGTGGGCGGGGTGCCGGTGCCCCTGGAGCCGCACCCGATCCTGGAGAAGCTGCGGCTGGTCAACAACTACAACCCCAAGGACTTTGACTGGAACCCCAAGCAAGGGCGGGTGTTCATCATCAAGAGCTACTCGGAGGACGACATCCACCGCTCCATCAAGTACAACATCTGGTGCAGCACGGAGCACGGCAACAAGCGGCTGGACGCTGCCTACCGCTCGCTGGCCGCCAAGGGCCCGCTGTACCTGCTGTTCAGCGTGAACGGCAGCGGGCACTTCTGCGGCGTGGCCGAGATGCGCTCGCCCGTGGACTACAACACCTGTGCCGGCGTCTGGTCGCAGGACAAGTGGAAGGGCCGCTTCGACGTGCGCTGGATCTTTGTCAAGGACGTCCCCAACAGCCAGCTCCGGCACATCCGTCTGGAGAACAACGAGAATAAGCCGGTCACCAACTCACGGGACACGCAGGAGGTGCCCCTGGACAAGGCCAGGCAGGTGCTGAAGATCATCGCCAGCTACAAGCACACCACCTCCATCTTTGACGACTTCTCCCACTACGAGAAGCgccaagaggaggaggagagtgtcAAAAAG GTCGAAGTTCAAGGAAGCGATCCCTACACCGGTAACCCCAGCAGGAGCCATTACAGACTGCAG gagCGCCAAGGACGTGTCAAGTAA